From a single Leptospira levettii genomic region:
- a CDS encoding TrmH family RNA methyltransferase has translation MKQQRLSITSFSNPKVKWVSGLKEKRNRDEEKKFFIEGYREIKKAITGNQKSPIPCLPVNITSVFISPECFLGENEEELISSLRCPIYELPRKIFEKISYRDRPDGLIAIADTPNANVPWDQIKTIQTNPILIIEGVEKPGNLGTILRTAEGAGVGLVIVTDPRIDLFNPNVVRASTGTIFTLPIYIGDLKEVLSEFHNKGYKRYAVTPEGKTLYSSVDMNEKSVFLFGSEQYGLSPIAKELSDTTLYLPMLGEADSLNLAMSCGIVLYESIRQRSK, from the coding sequence ATGAAACAACAACGATTGAGCATCACTAGTTTCTCAAACCCAAAGGTCAAATGGGTCAGTGGTCTAAAAGAAAAAAGAAACAGAGATGAAGAAAAAAAATTTTTCATCGAAGGTTACAGAGAAATTAAAAAAGCCATCACTGGGAATCAAAAATCACCTATCCCTTGTTTACCGGTAAACATCACAAGTGTATTCATTTCACCCGAATGTTTTTTAGGAGAAAATGAGGAAGAACTCATTTCTTCCCTTCGTTGCCCGATCTACGAATTACCTAGAAAAATATTTGAAAAGATATCTTATCGGGATAGGCCAGATGGCCTCATAGCCATTGCCGACACACCAAATGCAAATGTTCCATGGGACCAAATCAAAACCATTCAAACCAATCCCATCCTCATCATCGAAGGTGTTGAAAAACCAGGGAATCTTGGAACTATCCTTCGGACTGCCGAAGGTGCTGGTGTTGGACTCGTCATTGTCACTGACCCAAGGATTGATCTCTTTAATCCCAATGTAGTCCGTGCAAGCACCGGCACCATATTCACACTCCCCATATACATTGGAGACTTAAAGGAAGTTTTATCTGAGTTTCATAACAAAGGATACAAACGTTATGCGGTAACACCAGAAGGGAAAACCTTATACAGTTCTGTGGACATGAATGAAAAATCTGTTTTTTTATTTGGGAGTGAACAATATGGACTGAGTCCGATTGCCAAGGAACTCTCAGATACAACATTATATCTACCAATGCTCGGTGAAGCAGATTCTCTCAATTTAGCAATGTCCTGTGGCATCGTTTTATACGAATCCATCCGCCAAAGATCCAAATGA
- a CDS encoding glycosyl transferase, which yields MKLYFYISGHGFGHISRSGNIIKRLLNEDFVEEIHLVSTRISFIDYKHPKLKLRSLKLDVGISQKDSLSIDIESTKEELIQFEKSKSILLKEETKYCKDHKISLILTDSSSFPITIALETGIPSIFIGNFTWDFIYRNYAKSDSYFGNLSDQLEVEYGFVTEALVLPFQCPMPNFLERTNIGLVGRKPTLSKEMARKQFGFRDEITYILLSFGAYGLEGHRLHTEFLPKHIQLVAFGVPGIQKEGILVPEVSHYPDLVAASDFVCTKPGYGILAECYYAKTPILYTDRGDFSEYLYLVGALDLYFQSAYLPLEKIISCEFDEALAYMRTVDGMTPKSELKTDGESDVVRHLLEYT from the coding sequence ATGAAACTCTATTTTTATATTTCAGGCCATGGATTTGGACACATCAGCCGTTCAGGAAACATCATTAAACGTTTATTAAATGAAGATTTCGTTGAAGAAATCCATTTAGTAAGCACTCGAATCAGTTTTATCGACTATAAACATCCCAAACTAAAACTACGATCCCTAAAATTAGATGTTGGTATTTCACAAAAAGATTCACTTTCCATAGACATAGAATCCACAAAGGAAGAACTGATCCAATTTGAAAAATCCAAATCCATTTTGTTAAAAGAGGAAACCAAATACTGTAAGGACCATAAAATCTCTCTGATCCTTACAGATAGTTCATCCTTCCCGATTACGATCGCATTGGAAACAGGGATACCCAGCATCTTCATTGGAAATTTTACTTGGGATTTTATTTACCGTAATTATGCAAAATCCGATTCTTACTTCGGAAATTTGAGCGACCAACTGGAAGTGGAATATGGGTTTGTAACAGAAGCTCTGGTTCTACCTTTCCAATGCCCTATGCCCAATTTTTTAGAACGAACGAATATCGGTCTTGTTGGGAGAAAACCAACTCTATCAAAGGAGATGGCTCGTAAACAATTTGGGTTCCGAGATGAAATTACTTATATCCTACTTTCCTTTGGTGCTTACGGTCTAGAAGGTCACAGGTTACATACCGAGTTTTTACCGAAACATATTCAACTTGTTGCATTTGGAGTACCTGGCATTCAAAAAGAAGGAATTTTAGTTCCAGAAGTCTCACATTACCCGGATTTGGTGGCCGCTTCTGATTTTGTTTGTACAAAACCTGGGTATGGAATTTTAGCAGAATGTTATTATGCAAAAACTCCGATTCTATATACAGATCGAGGAGACTTCAGCGAATATCTATATCTCGTTGGTGCACTTGATTTGTATTTTCAATCTGCCTATTTGCCTTTAGAAAAAATTATTTCTTGTGAATTTGATGAAGCTCTGGCATACATGAGAACTGTAGATGGAATGACTCCTAAATCGGAATTAAAAACCGATGGAGAATCTGATGTGGTTCGTCATCTTTTAGAATATACATAA
- a CDS encoding DUF342 domain-containing protein gives MPGPDSYTDRILQDLEASENGYFQIENSNGKAILKITKPGAKGKKVEYKDVLARVQLFGVEGYQTEQLKKIVVLADGKPVEIGTWSKGDPVPSYADISVSDDGMEAKMVLHPPKHGGPLLTEYQLREQIAAVGISVGIIDSVIQNQIKNPEFFVPYVIAKGFLPIPGKDGEIKIYFRSDNKPQLEEDEHGRINYKNIGVIQSVKPGDLIAEKIPPKKGEFGKTVTGTILPYQEEKTVEWILGPNVELKEDKLYAKIAGRPVLSAAWEIKVDEVIQLEAVDYSTGNIDFPGTIIVEEKIGDGFSLTTSGSIIIRNSVGKAFLKAKGDIVLSGGFMGRGEGYIESEGNIYAKFVEQGKLTAQGSIFVEEAVMHSEISAKDFIRVMGGRGEVIGGTIIAGNSLTCAKLGAVVETKTKVAIGTPPELLDELNRMKKEISEKEITLHKVQLTLTKLVEKSQKKELSQEEKDTITKLKDANDKFTKVLETQIKQFETALGSYEPNPDAFVEVEREVFPGVDLSFGAGKNYRMGMSSLVGKTKFYLGTDGSIQTERNVIRKEEDLLL, from the coding sequence ATGCCAGGTCCTGACTCATATACCGATCGAATCTTACAAGATTTGGAAGCATCCGAAAATGGATATTTTCAAATCGAAAATTCCAATGGAAAAGCCATCTTAAAAATCACAAAACCTGGTGCCAAAGGCAAAAAAGTAGAATACAAAGATGTATTAGCCCGAGTGCAACTCTTTGGAGTGGAAGGTTACCAAACCGAACAATTAAAAAAAATCGTTGTACTCGCCGATGGAAAACCAGTCGAAATTGGAACATGGTCCAAAGGGGATCCAGTTCCCTCGTATGCTGACATCAGTGTTTCCGACGATGGAATGGAAGCAAAAATGGTCCTCCACCCTCCGAAACATGGTGGGCCACTCCTCACTGAATACCAATTAAGAGAACAGATTGCAGCCGTAGGAATTTCAGTTGGGATCATCGATTCTGTCATCCAAAACCAAATCAAAAATCCTGAATTTTTTGTTCCGTATGTCATCGCAAAAGGTTTCCTTCCTATCCCTGGAAAAGATGGGGAAATTAAAATCTACTTCCGGTCTGACAACAAACCACAGTTAGAAGAAGACGAACATGGCAGGATCAATTATAAAAATATTGGTGTCATCCAATCTGTGAAACCAGGTGACCTCATTGCCGAAAAAATCCCACCGAAAAAAGGTGAGTTTGGTAAAACCGTTACAGGTACGATCCTTCCCTACCAAGAAGAAAAAACTGTCGAATGGATCCTTGGACCAAATGTGGAACTGAAAGAGGACAAACTGTACGCTAAAATTGCAGGTCGTCCGGTTCTATCTGCGGCATGGGAAATCAAAGTGGATGAAGTCATTCAATTAGAAGCTGTAGACTACTCCACAGGTAATATTGATTTTCCTGGCACCATCATTGTGGAAGAAAAAATTGGAGATGGGTTTAGTCTCACTACCAGCGGTAGTATCATCATTCGTAACTCAGTCGGGAAAGCCTTTCTCAAAGCCAAAGGTGACATTGTCCTTTCTGGAGGTTTTATGGGCCGAGGAGAAGGATACATCGAATCGGAAGGAAATATTTACGCCAAATTTGTGGAACAAGGAAAACTCACAGCCCAAGGGTCAATCTTTGTCGAAGAGGCAGTGATGCATTCGGAAATTTCAGCAAAAGATTTTATCCGTGTGATGGGTGGCCGTGGCGAAGTGATTGGAGGAACCATCATTGCCGGAAATTCACTCACTTGTGCGAAACTCGGTGCTGTCGTAGAAACAAAAACCAAGGTAGCCATCGGAACTCCACCAGAACTCTTAGATGAACTCAACCGAATGAAAAAAGAAATTTCGGAAAAAGAAATCACCCTTCATAAAGTCCAACTCACACTCACAAAACTAGTCGAAAAAAGCCAAAAAAAAGAACTAAGCCAAGAAGAAAAAGACACCATTACCAAACTCAAAGATGCGAATGATAAATTTACAAAAGTTTTAGAAACCCAAATCAAACAGTTTGAAACTGCACTTGGGTCCTATGAACCAAATCCTGATGCCTTTGTGGAAGTTGAAAGGGAGGTATTCCCAGGTGTGGATTTGAGTTTTGGAGCTGGTAAAAATTATCGGATGGGAATGAGTTCTCTTGTCGGGAAAACGAAATTTTATTTAGGAACTGATGGTTCCATCCAAACAGAACGAAATGTGATTCGAAAAGAGGAAGATTTACTCCTCTAA
- a CDS encoding LA_1326/LA_4305 family lipoprotein, which produces MKFFRLLLPCFLLIGFLQSCASGVKSRSLLFRSNEFAIYTVARDKINLKQETSVAKTFAHPVELTEDKILDLLGNIRFREESSYGDVNQYIFEEKEIKEFALDLVDGLQKLKPDQLLLVISKYNPVKSVVSHYSRTAFYIWSTDSSIEILFGELQKEISYDEQGNYFDWSNIPDIPFEHFPQSTYVLQGQGFSFKKVGGFRNRHWLVFDKTDLTKLKFEKRKKNSNEISNSVDADMKADKKISRDEEDGVLLEE; this is translated from the coding sequence ATGAAATTCTTTCGACTCCTTCTTCCCTGTTTCCTTTTGATCGGTTTTTTACAATCCTGTGCCTCTGGTGTTAAATCGAGATCCTTACTGTTCCGTAGTAATGAGTTTGCGATTTATACAGTCGCTAGGGACAAAATCAATTTAAAACAAGAAACCTCAGTTGCTAAAACCTTTGCTCACCCAGTAGAACTGACAGAGGATAAAATTTTAGACCTGCTTGGTAATATTCGTTTCCGCGAAGAGAGTTCCTATGGAGATGTGAACCAATACATCTTTGAAGAAAAAGAAATCAAAGAGTTTGCTCTCGATTTAGTAGATGGATTACAAAAATTAAAACCTGACCAACTTTTACTTGTGATTTCAAAATACAATCCAGTGAAATCTGTGGTCTCTCATTATTCTCGAACTGCTTTTTATATTTGGTCTACAGACTCATCGATTGAGATTTTATTTGGCGAATTACAAAAAGAAATCTCTTATGATGAACAAGGGAATTATTTTGATTGGTCAAACATTCCTGATATCCCTTTTGAACATTTCCCACAATCCACTTATGTGTTACAAGGTCAGGGATTTAGTTTTAAAAAGGTAGGAGGATTTCGTAACCGCCACTGGCTTGTATTTGATAAAACCGACTTAACTAAATTGAAATTTGAAAAACGAAAAAAAAATTCGAATGAAATTTCAAACTCAGTGGATGCGGATATGAAAGCAGATAAAAAAATATCTCGCGATGAAGAGGATGGAGTGTTATTAGAGGAGTAA
- a CDS encoding STAS domain-containing protein has translation MLIQSHRQENHLLLSIQRDVLMENSREFYQEFEKAIEGSNFGKLTMDFHLVKFLDSSGIGAVIKASSALHNRGVEIFVTNLNKNLNSVFRLSGLNHILSILTLDEYLSKFPEFQQTLEA, from the coding sequence ATGTTGATTCAAAGCCACCGTCAGGAAAACCACCTGTTACTCTCCATCCAAAGGGATGTCCTGATGGAAAATTCACGCGAGTTTTACCAAGAGTTTGAGAAAGCAATTGAAGGTTCCAATTTTGGGAAACTGACAATGGACTTTCATTTGGTAAAATTTTTGGATTCAAGTGGGATTGGAGCGGTGATCAAAGCATCTTCTGCCCTCCACAACCGTGGTGTGGAAATCTTTGTGACCAACCTCAATAAAAATCTAAATTCTGTTTTTCGTTTGTCAGGGCTCAACCATATCCTTTCGATTTTGACTTTGGATGAATACCTTTCCAAATTCCCTGAGTTCCAACAAACTCTAGAGGCATAA
- a CDS encoding pentapeptide repeat-containing protein — MAVMDFARYKEINDQRMNYREMEDATVVSYYRNTGCGDGYRIYLKLNDHQVVEDASYTTTGCGFGIVALAMATEYAKGKSIADLKTLTPETLETLFEFPERRKNYPESAVAALKKAVEDYESGQGVPKENRITKAQTMELLHKQGHLREAKLSSVMLEKEKLDGVDFSGADLHNAFLQNSSFVGANFQGANLKASFFNGADLRNANFRGADLRFAKLASAKIDGADFTDAIYDIGTRIDHSQMYIFDVMKKAGKDLYLKTGEGE; from the coding sequence ATGGCAGTAATGGACTTTGCTCGCTACAAAGAAATCAACGACCAAAGGATGAATTACCGTGAGATGGAAGACGCAACTGTTGTCTCCTATTACCGCAACACAGGTTGCGGAGACGGTTACCGCATCTATCTTAAGTTAAACGATCATCAGGTTGTGGAAGACGCAAGTTATACCACAACAGGTTGTGGGTTTGGGATTGTGGCACTTGCGATGGCAACGGAATATGCCAAAGGTAAGTCCATAGCTGATTTAAAAACCCTTACCCCAGAAACACTCGAAACATTATTTGAATTCCCAGAACGTCGGAAAAATTATCCAGAATCAGCTGTTGCTGCACTCAAAAAAGCGGTAGAAGATTATGAATCGGGGCAAGGTGTTCCGAAAGAAAATCGAATCACAAAAGCCCAAACCATGGAACTCCTTCACAAACAGGGCCACCTAAGGGAAGCTAAGTTATCGAGTGTGATGTTAGAGAAAGAAAAATTGGACGGTGTTGATTTTTCAGGCGCTGACCTTCACAATGCCTTCTTACAGAATTCAAGTTTCGTGGGAGCAAACTTCCAAGGTGCAAATCTCAAGGCTTCTTTTTTTAATGGAGCAGATTTGCGTAATGCCAATTTTCGCGGTGCTGACCTTCGGTTTGCAAAATTAGCTTCGGCCAAAATTGACGGTGCTGATTTTACTGATGCCATTTATGATATTGGAACTCGGATAGACCATAGCCAAATGTATATCTTTGATGTGATGAAAAAAGCAGGGAAAGATCTCTATTTAAAAACTGGGGAAGGGGAATGA
- the rpmE gene encoding 50S ribosomal protein L31, translating to MKTDIHPKYVAAKIKCACGTVIETRSTAGDISVEICSNCHPFFTGKSKLVDTTGRVDKFKKKYKMK from the coding sequence ATGAAAACTGACATCCATCCAAAATACGTTGCTGCCAAAATTAAATGTGCTTGTGGTACTGTGATTGAAACACGTTCCACTGCTGGGGACATCAGTGTGGAAATTTGTTCCAACTGCCACCCGTTCTTCACAGGTAAATCCAAACTTGTGGATACAACAGGCCGCGTAGACAAGTTCAAGAAAAAATACAAAATGAAGTAA
- the rho gene encoding transcription termination factor Rho, translating into MASRKQEEIQVNPPEEPTEYTNGIMDQDDASEPPKQFKKKKSRYEGPIPPPLDLVELKKKNINELADLAKGLGVENTHGLKKQNLMFALLQAQTEKDGQVHAAGVMERLPDGYGFLRSPDYNYVPGPDDIYVSPSQIKLFGLRTGDTVTGLIRPPKEAERFFAMLRVESINGFPVEVAQKRNLFDNLTPLYPNERINMEFDPSHLDTRVIDLMCPIGKGQRALIVAPPRTGKTVLMQSIANAITRNHPEIFLIVLLIDERPEEVTDMARHVKGEVVSSTFDEPAQRHVQVAEMVIEKAKRLVEHGKDVVILLDSITRLARAYNQVVPTSGKILSGGVDSNALHKPKRFFGAARNIEEGGSLTIIATALIDTGSRMDEVIFEEFKGTGNMEIHLDRKLADKRIFPAIDINRSGTRKEELLLPQDTLTRVFILRKVLSPMSITESMELLIEKMRGAKTNDQFLASMNTN; encoded by the coding sequence ATGGCATCACGCAAACAAGAAGAAATCCAAGTTAATCCCCCCGAAGAACCAACTGAATATACAAATGGCATCATGGACCAAGACGATGCTTCCGAACCACCGAAACAATTTAAGAAAAAAAAGAGCCGGTATGAAGGACCAATTCCTCCACCTCTTGATTTAGTTGAACTCAAGAAAAAAAACATCAATGAACTTGCTGACCTAGCGAAAGGTTTGGGAGTGGAAAACACTCATGGTTTAAAAAAACAAAATCTGATGTTTGCTCTCCTCCAAGCACAAACCGAAAAAGACGGACAAGTGCATGCAGCTGGAGTCATGGAAAGACTTCCTGATGGGTATGGTTTTTTACGATCACCTGACTACAATTATGTGCCAGGTCCAGATGATATTTATGTATCTCCTTCTCAAATTAAGTTATTTGGACTTCGTACAGGTGATACTGTAACAGGTCTTATTCGGCCACCAAAAGAAGCCGAACGATTCTTTGCGATGTTACGAGTGGAATCCATCAATGGATTCCCTGTCGAAGTGGCACAAAAAAGAAATTTATTTGATAACCTAACACCTCTTTATCCAAACGAAAGGATCAATATGGAATTTGATCCAAGCCATTTGGATACACGTGTGATCGATCTTATGTGTCCCATTGGAAAAGGGCAAAGAGCACTCATCGTGGCACCACCAAGAACCGGTAAAACAGTCCTCATGCAATCCATTGCCAATGCGATTACTCGTAACCACCCAGAAATTTTTCTCATCGTTTTACTCATAGATGAACGTCCAGAAGAAGTTACTGACATGGCTCGTCATGTGAAGGGTGAAGTGGTCAGTTCTACTTTTGATGAACCAGCACAACGCCACGTCCAAGTAGCTGAGATGGTCATCGAAAAAGCAAAACGACTGGTAGAACATGGAAAGGATGTGGTCATCCTCCTTGACTCGATCACAAGGCTTGCCCGTGCTTACAACCAAGTGGTCCCAACCTCTGGAAAAATCCTTTCTGGTGGTGTGGACTCCAATGCTCTCCACAAACCAAAACGTTTTTTTGGTGCCGCAAGGAATATTGAAGAAGGTGGGTCACTCACCATCATCGCCACTGCTCTCATTGATACAGGTTCCCGAATGGACGAGGTGATTTTTGAGGAATTTAAGGGAACGGGAAATATGGAAATCCATTTGGACCGAAAACTCGCTGACAAACGAATTTTCCCTGCCATCGACATCAACCGCTCTGGAACGAGGAAAGAAGAACTCCTGCTTCCACAAGACACCCTCACTCGTGTCTTTATCCTTCGAAAAGTACTTTCTCCTATGAGTATCACCGAAAGTATGGAACTATTGATTGAAAAAATGCGTGGCGCGAAGACAAACGACCAATTCCTCGCCAGCATGAATACGAACTAA
- a CDS encoding PAS domain-containing protein, which yields MKFESLYRHFLLTRATHIPVISEKGELVGLLSKERVHRELSDLGKEREDLDQIPLEILETELNESILLYFKETSLIPVIGIDGEKKDNWDKPRFLAAFTKLESKQVRDPKLDGIESKLEKKKENVDSVQWFMELILSHFPDGLFATDVTGGTIFYNESFERDILTKSLFDDSIETAEKYLHNLNREVLASYLKEHDLSLGKEADTNVLTTMLPDLQSQVRIITLKKEKKVVGFLYHFVSSHVGFGVGKTKSEFPDLDMAFFSKLPLETVLAEMEAHYIHKSLQRNSQNISHAASELGIPRTTLQNRIRFLNLSERFQNNKKERVVIPRKRSEKQLDSEKQTSSQTNTSKKKQSLPKKKPTPIPTKKGKVEKRSTSLPKKQGNGKQGTKTKAKATQKAKKRR from the coding sequence GTGAAGTTTGAATCACTTTATCGTCATTTTTTGCTCACAAGAGCCACTCACATTCCCGTTATAAGCGAGAAGGGGGAACTTGTTGGTTTACTTTCCAAAGAGAGAGTCCATCGTGAGTTGTCTGACCTTGGGAAAGAAAGGGAAGATTTGGACCAAATTCCTTTAGAGATTTTGGAAACAGAACTGAACGAATCCATTCTATTATATTTTAAAGAAACCTCACTCATTCCTGTGATCGGAATTGATGGTGAAAAAAAAGACAATTGGGACAAACCAAGGTTCCTTGCCGCTTTCACCAAACTAGAATCCAAACAAGTCCGAGATCCAAAACTGGATGGTATTGAATCCAAACTCGAGAAAAAAAAAGAAAACGTGGATTCTGTCCAGTGGTTTATGGAACTCATCCTTTCCCATTTCCCAGATGGTCTTTTTGCAACTGATGTAACGGGTGGAACTATTTTTTATAATGAAAGTTTTGAAAGGGATATTCTCACAAAATCATTGTTTGATGACTCGATTGAGACTGCAGAGAAGTATTTACATAATTTAAATAGAGAAGTCCTCGCCTCTTACCTAAAAGAACATGATTTGAGTTTGGGAAAAGAAGCAGATACAAATGTCTTAACAACCATGTTACCAGACTTACAATCACAAGTAAGGATCATCACTTTAAAAAAAGAGAAAAAAGTAGTAGGGTTTTTATACCATTTTGTCTCGAGTCATGTTGGATTTGGAGTGGGAAAAACAAAATCCGAATTCCCTGATTTGGACATGGCTTTTTTTTCTAAACTCCCTCTGGAAACGGTTCTTGCGGAAATGGAAGCCCATTATATCCACAAATCTTTACAACGGAATTCTCAAAATATATCCCATGCTGCCAGTGAATTGGGCATTCCACGCACAACCTTACAAAACAGAATTCGATTTTTAAATTTATCAGAACGTTTCCAAAACAATAAAAAAGAACGAGTGGTCATCCCGAGAAAACGATCCGAAAAACAACTGGATTCAGAAAAACAAACCTCTTCTCAAACAAACACATCGAAAAAAAAACAAAGTCTCCCGAAGAAAAAACCAACTCCAATCCCAACTAAAAAAGGAAAAGTAGAGAAACGAAGCACTTCTCTTCCCAAAAAACAAGGAAATGGGAAACAAGGGACCAAAACGAAGGCAAAAGCAACACAAAAGGCAAAAAAAAGGCGTTGA
- a CDS encoding adhesin OmpL37 family surface protein, whose product MGKWKFILFFAMVVGHISHINAVSPEQTNLGILIFENKENLNFINVALSNLAPSQEEAQNTAQPGTTQTPDPSKKNLDFDYFKLLKAANQSDFSGNMWYLQSNYVYGFRQLRQAQGELKNIFEIVLQKYIEDARALLEAAAPAIIRSNDSNAKALLRLGFRDLRSSEDLYTTGLNSSPHQYRYKLTLYKEGILTLRRAKRFAILAMIYSKTPDEDKPEYQYRSNEDLKEARNEEKQRNYEKVRDTLINFIENKRMERTVVPPGNPDAKPLDLLEQHDDNYGFITSKKLDLLLEANAQIKETEGARRESVPPTPKFDENGKAIYPEEKKK is encoded by the coding sequence ATGGGAAAATGGAAATTCATCCTCTTTTTTGCAATGGTAGTGGGACATATCTCCCACATCAATGCAGTATCTCCAGAACAAACGAATTTGGGGATTTTGATCTTTGAAAACAAAGAAAACTTAAATTTTATCAATGTGGCACTCAGTAATTTGGCTCCTTCACAAGAAGAAGCACAAAACACTGCCCAACCAGGAACAACCCAAACCCCAGATCCTTCCAAAAAGAATTTGGATTTTGATTATTTCAAACTCCTAAAAGCAGCAAACCAATCTGACTTCAGTGGAAACATGTGGTACTTACAAAGTAATTATGTGTATGGATTCCGCCAACTCAGACAAGCCCAAGGCGAACTCAAAAACATCTTTGAAATTGTATTACAAAAATACATCGAAGATGCAAGAGCTCTACTAGAGGCTGCGGCTCCTGCCATCATCAGGTCCAATGATAGTAACGCCAAAGCTTTGTTACGTTTAGGTTTTCGTGACCTTCGTTCCTCAGAAGACCTTTATACAACGGGTCTCAATTCAAGCCCTCACCAATACCGTTATAAACTTACGCTCTACAAAGAAGGGATTTTGACACTTCGTCGTGCAAAACGTTTTGCCATCCTTGCGATGATTTATAGCAAAACTCCAGATGAGGACAAACCAGAATACCAATACCGTTCCAATGAAGACTTAAAAGAAGCTCGTAACGAAGAAAAACAACGTAACTACGAAAAGGTGAGAGATACACTCATCAATTTCATTGAAAACAAACGTATGGAAAGAACTGTTGTCCCTCCAGGAAATCCAGATGCAAAACCATTAGATCTACTAGAACAACATGATGATAACTACGGTTTCATCACTTCTAAAAAATTGGATTTATTACTGGAAGCCAATGCGCAAATCAAAGAGACGGAAGGGGCAAGACGTGAATCAGTTCCTCCCACTCCAAAATTTGACGAAAACGGCAAAGCGATTTATCCGGAAGAAAAGAAGAAATAA
- a CDS encoding LL-diaminopimelate aminotransferase, whose translation MTQINENYLKLKAGYLFPEIGRRVKAYSEANQNAKIIRLGIGDVTLPLAPTIVNAMVDAAKEMGSAGGFHGYGPEQGYSFLIQKIIAHDYTARGVQIAEDEVFVSDGSKCDCGNIQEIFSLDSKIAVVDPVYPVYVDTNVMAGRTGEVGPDGRYANIIYMPATEENNFEPDFPKEKPDIIYLCYPNNPTGMVATKARLTEWVNYAKKMGSIILYDSAYESFIQDKEIPKSIYEIPGAKEVAMEFRSFSKTAGFTGTRCAYLVIPKDLKGKTKSGEEVSFNSLWNRRHTTKFNGVSYVTQKGAEAVFSTQGQVEIKEQISYYMENAKLIREGLAKAGYKVFGGTNAPYIWLKTPRGLKSWEFFDELLGNAQVVGTPGSGFGPAGEGYFRLSAFGKREDVISAIERIQKM comes from the coding sequence ATGACTCAGATAAATGAAAACTATTTAAAATTAAAAGCGGGATATTTATTCCCTGAGATTGGAAGACGTGTAAAAGCTTATTCCGAAGCCAACCAAAATGCAAAAATTATCAGACTCGGGATTGGTGACGTAACCCTACCTCTCGCACCAACAATTGTCAATGCAATGGTAGATGCCGCCAAAGAAATGGGAAGTGCGGGTGGATTTCATGGGTATGGACCAGAACAAGGTTATTCCTTCCTCATCCAAAAAATCATCGCTCATGATTATACTGCGCGTGGAGTCCAAATTGCAGAAGACGAAGTATTTGTTTCTGATGGATCTAAATGTGATTGTGGAAACATCCAAGAGATTTTTTCCCTCGATAGTAAAATTGCCGTCGTTGACCCAGTGTATCCTGTTTATGTTGATACCAATGTGATGGCAGGTAGAACCGGTGAAGTGGGACCTGATGGACGTTATGCGAACATCATTTATATGCCAGCTACAGAAGAAAATAATTTTGAACCTGATTTTCCAAAAGAAAAACCAGACATCATTTATCTTTGTTACCCAAACAATCCAACGGGAATGGTCGCAACGAAAGCCCGCCTCACAGAATGGGTGAACTACGCTAAAAAAATGGGAAGTATTATCCTTTATGATTCTGCTTATGAGTCCTTTATCCAAGACAAAGAGATTCCTAAGTCCATTTATGAAATCCCAGGTGCCAAGGAAGTGGCAATGGAGTTTCGTTCCTTCTCAAAAACTGCAGGGTTTACAGGAACTCGTTGTGCCTACCTTGTAATCCCGAAAGACCTAAAAGGAAAAACCAAATCAGGAGAAGAGGTGAGTTTTAATTCCCTTTGGAACAGACGCCACACAACCAAATTCAATGGTGTGTCGTATGTGACTCAAAAAGGAGCGGAAGCCGTGTTTTCCACCCAAGGACAAGTGGAGATCAAAGAACAAATTTCCTATTACATGGAAAATGCAAAACTCATTCGCGAAGGTCTTGCTAAGGCAGGTTACAAAGTGTTTGGCGGAACCAATGCCCCTTACATTTGGTTAAAAACCCCTCGAGGACTCAAATCTTGGGAATTTTTTGACGAACTCCTTGGAAATGCACAAGTGGTGGGAACTCCTGGTTCTGGGTTTGGACCGGCTGGAGAAGGGTATTTCCGACTTTCTGCCTTTGGAAAACGAGAAGATGTCATTTCTGCCATCGAACGTATCCAAAAAATGTAA